Proteins encoded by one window of Mycolicibacterium sp. ND9-15:
- a CDS encoding TOBE domain-containing protein: MRLSTRNQLTGTVAEVNIGTVMATVKVRLEPGGQIVTASITKEATEELGLAEGAAVTVLVKSTEVMLGVE; this comes from the coding sequence ATGCGTCTGTCCACCCGTAACCAACTCACCGGAACCGTCGCCGAGGTCAACATCGGGACCGTGATGGCAACCGTCAAGGTGCGACTCGAGCCCGGAGGGCAGATCGTGACCGCGTCCATCACCAAGGAGGCCACCGAGGAACTCGGACTGGCCGAGGGCGCCGCAGTCACCGTGCTGGTGAAATCGACCGAAGTCATGCTCGGCGTGGAGTAG
- a CDS encoding flavin monoamine oxidase family protein — MTSPASTDVVVVGAGFAGLTAARALVRLGHDVVVLEGRDRVGGRSSTATIAGLPVDLGATFVGPTQDAVGKLAAELGCAAVPTFSRGKNLIRWRGRVRSYRSTIPRLSIIELLDVSRIQWRFERACRRVSVDAPWTSPNADALDSQSLDGWLKSVHASAGTRDLMAIMSRVTWGCEPDEVSMLHAVRYVKAAGGLDRMLDVEGGAQQSRFPGGTQQIAIRMAQELGSRVVLDAAVRSIERHSDGTLTVTSNQGAVRAKAVVVAIPPEHRKAIEFAPELPPEYGKLAQHWPQGNLSKAYASYETPFWRAKGLSGEALSDEGPVFITFDVSPGDEGPGILLGFVDARSFDSLPPAQRRDRALSGFAALFGEAALQPIDYLDHCWGAEQFAPGGPTAAVPPGSWTTYGPWLREPIDGIYWAGTETADTWTGFLDGAVRSGRRAADEVHRALAG, encoded by the coding sequence GTGACATCCCCAGCCAGTACAGATGTCGTCGTGGTAGGTGCAGGGTTCGCCGGGTTGACGGCGGCGCGCGCATTGGTTCGCCTCGGTCACGACGTCGTAGTCCTCGAGGGCCGCGACCGCGTGGGCGGGCGGTCGTCGACGGCGACCATCGCCGGCCTTCCGGTCGACCTCGGCGCCACGTTCGTCGGGCCGACCCAGGACGCCGTCGGCAAGTTGGCCGCAGAACTGGGCTGTGCGGCCGTCCCCACCTTCAGTCGCGGTAAGAACCTGATCCGGTGGCGGGGCCGGGTCCGCTCCTACCGCAGCACCATTCCGCGGCTGTCGATCATCGAGCTGCTCGACGTGTCGCGAATTCAGTGGCGCTTCGAGCGGGCCTGCCGTCGGGTGTCGGTCGACGCGCCGTGGACGTCGCCGAACGCCGACGCCTTGGACTCACAGTCACTCGACGGATGGCTCAAGTCGGTGCATGCCAGCGCGGGAACGCGGGACCTGATGGCGATCATGTCGAGGGTCACCTGGGGTTGTGAGCCCGACGAGGTGTCGATGCTGCACGCGGTGCGCTACGTCAAGGCCGCCGGCGGGCTGGACCGCATGCTCGACGTCGAGGGCGGCGCGCAACAGAGCCGCTTCCCCGGCGGCACACAGCAGATCGCGATCCGGATGGCCCAGGAGCTGGGTTCGCGGGTCGTGCTCGACGCCGCGGTGCGCAGCATCGAACGCCACAGCGACGGCACACTCACCGTAACTTCCAACCAGGGTGCCGTGCGCGCGAAGGCGGTCGTCGTGGCCATCCCGCCCGAACACCGCAAAGCCATCGAATTCGCGCCCGAGCTACCACCCGAGTACGGCAAGCTCGCGCAGCACTGGCCTCAGGGCAATCTCAGCAAGGCCTACGCCTCGTACGAAACGCCGTTCTGGCGCGCGAAAGGCCTCTCCGGAGAGGCGCTTTCCGATGAAGGCCCGGTTTTCATCACGTTCGACGTCAGCCCCGGAGATGAGGGTCCCGGCATCCTGCTCGGGTTCGTCGACGCCCGCTCGTTCGACTCGTTGCCGCCGGCGCAGCGCCGCGACCGGGCACTGTCGGGCTTTGCGGCATTGTTCGGTGAGGCCGCGCTACAGCCGATCGACTACCTCGATCATTGTTGGGGCGCAGAGCAGTTCGCGCCGGGCGGGCCGACGGCCGCAGTGCCGCCGGGCTCCTGGACGACGTATGGACCGTGGTTGCGCGAGCCGATCGACGGGATCTATTGGGCCGGAACGGAAACTGCCGACACTTGGACCGGTTTCCTCGACGGCGCCGTACGGTCCGGCCGGCGCGCCGCCGACGAGGTGCATCGGGCGCTGGCGGGTTAG
- a CDS encoding TOBE domain-containing protein: MPAIRVRDAAAVLGVSDDTVRRWIDSGALASFKDESGRKVIAGEVLAEFARDHATPPPDPLGVGSSARNRLVGLVTKVTADQVMSEVQMQCGPFTVVSLMSTQSAKQLGLEAGVLAVAVVKATNVIVETPGGSS, translated from the coding sequence GTGCCGGCGATTCGAGTCAGGGATGCGGCGGCGGTCCTCGGGGTCAGCGACGACACCGTGCGCCGGTGGATCGACAGCGGCGCGCTGGCGTCGTTCAAGGACGAGTCGGGCCGCAAGGTGATCGCCGGTGAGGTGCTGGCCGAGTTCGCCCGGGACCATGCGACGCCGCCACCGGACCCGCTCGGAGTTGGCAGTTCAGCGCGAAACCGACTCGTGGGTCTGGTCACGAAGGTGACCGCCGACCAGGTGATGAGCGAAGTGCAGATGCAATGCGGACCGTTCACCGTCGTCTCCCTCATGAGCACCCAATCGGCGAAGCAACTCGGCCTCGAAGCCGGCGTGCTGGCGGTGGCCGTGGTCAAGGCGACCAACGTGATCGTCGAGACCCCAGGAGGATCGTCGTGA
- a CDS encoding TIGR03617 family F420-dependent LLM class oxidoreductase, giving the protein MKVMTALFGPTDAIERAGLLRDAGAGGVFTFEGPHDVFAPLTLASAVDGLDLMTNVAIAFPRNPIQLAHQAYDHQLLAKGRFTLGLGTQVRAQIEKRYGAAFDRPVARMTEMVGALRAIFAAWETGERLDFRGEYFQHTLMTPTFNPGPNPYGVPPIYLGALGPRLTRATAAVADGLLVMPFGSKRFLHEVTMPEVRAGLSESGRSLDDFAVVPEIIVSVSSGNEHGAARRLLAFYGSTPAYRPVLEAHGWGALQPELNALSKQGRWQEMATLIDDEVLYTIAACGSPAEVAAHIRDRVDGVSDRICLYQPGPIAIDALAEIVDALAA; this is encoded by the coding sequence GTGAAGGTCATGACAGCGTTGTTCGGCCCAACCGATGCGATCGAACGCGCGGGATTGCTGCGCGACGCGGGGGCCGGCGGCGTGTTCACGTTCGAGGGGCCGCACGACGTGTTCGCGCCGCTGACCCTGGCATCCGCCGTCGACGGCTTGGACCTGATGACCAACGTGGCCATCGCGTTCCCGCGCAATCCGATTCAGCTCGCCCATCAGGCCTACGACCATCAACTGCTGGCCAAAGGCCGCTTCACGCTGGGCCTCGGCACGCAGGTGCGCGCGCAGATCGAGAAGCGCTACGGCGCGGCGTTCGACCGACCGGTCGCCCGGATGACCGAGATGGTCGGCGCGCTGCGGGCGATATTCGCGGCGTGGGAGACCGGCGAACGCCTCGACTTCCGCGGCGAGTACTTCCAGCACACGTTGATGACCCCGACGTTCAACCCCGGCCCCAACCCGTACGGAGTGCCACCCATCTACCTCGGTGCCCTGGGCCCGCGGTTGACCCGGGCCACCGCGGCCGTCGCCGACGGCCTGCTGGTGATGCCGTTCGGCTCGAAGCGGTTCCTGCACGAGGTGACGATGCCCGAGGTCCGCGCCGGATTATCCGAGTCGGGGCGGTCCCTCGACGACTTCGCGGTGGTGCCGGAGATCATCGTGTCGGTCAGTTCAGGCAACGAGCACGGAGCCGCGCGCCGGCTGTTGGCGTTCTACGGCTCGACGCCGGCCTACCGGCCGGTGCTCGAGGCTCACGGTTGGGGTGCACTGCAGCCGGAGCTCAACGCGCTGTCCAAGCAGGGTCGTTGGCAGGAGATGGCCACGCTGATCGACGACGAGGTGCTGTACACCATCGCCGCGTGCGGCAGTCCGGCCGAGGTCGCTGCCCACATCCGCGACCGGGTCGACGGGGTGTCCGACCGCATCTGCCTCTACCAGCCCGGACCCATCGCGATCGACGCGTTGGCCGAGATCGTCGACGCGCTGGCCGCCTGA
- a CDS encoding phosphotransferase family protein, with translation MADEPAVEDVSRLEHSSRDLSTLPGVMSRWLSTVLPGGVTPEITVESGVDANGMSSETIILTGRWTEDDRRQEQKWVARVAPTSEDVPVFSSYRMDHQFDVIRLVQEQTDVPVPQVRWLENSGDVLGTPFFLMDYVDGRVPPDVMPYTFGGNWFADSSAEQQRELQDNTVGVIAALHSIPQPQTTFGFLDDGSDRNALRRNLNWLKDWYQFAVPDIGRSPLVERALAWLEANWPAEVAANDPVLVWGDSRVGNVLYSGYQPVAVLDWEMATLGPREMDAAWMIFAHNVFQELAGLAGLPGLPDFMREDDVKSTYAALTGVDLGDLHWFYVYSGVIWACVFMRTSARRARFGEIERPDDVESLFYHGALLKRLIGEEA, from the coding sequence GTGGCCGACGAACCGGCTGTCGAAGACGTCAGCCGCCTCGAGCATTCGAGTCGCGATCTGTCCACGCTGCCCGGTGTGATGTCGCGTTGGCTCTCGACCGTCTTGCCGGGCGGCGTGACGCCGGAGATCACCGTCGAGAGCGGCGTCGACGCCAACGGGATGTCATCGGAGACGATCATCCTGACCGGACGATGGACCGAAGACGATCGGAGGCAGGAACAGAAGTGGGTGGCGCGGGTCGCACCCACCAGCGAAGACGTCCCGGTGTTCTCGTCGTACCGGATGGATCATCAGTTCGATGTGATCCGGTTGGTGCAGGAGCAGACCGATGTCCCGGTGCCGCAGGTGCGGTGGCTGGAGAACAGCGGGGACGTGCTCGGTACGCCGTTCTTTCTGATGGACTACGTCGACGGCCGGGTGCCGCCGGATGTCATGCCGTACACCTTCGGCGGGAACTGGTTCGCCGACTCCTCCGCCGAACAACAGCGGGAACTGCAGGACAACACCGTCGGTGTGATCGCTGCGCTGCATTCGATTCCACAGCCGCAGACGACGTTCGGCTTCCTCGATGACGGGTCCGACCGTAATGCGTTGCGGCGCAATCTGAACTGGCTCAAAGACTGGTACCAGTTCGCAGTCCCGGACATCGGGCGGTCACCGCTGGTCGAGCGTGCCCTCGCTTGGCTCGAGGCGAACTGGCCGGCTGAGGTCGCGGCGAACGACCCGGTCCTGGTGTGGGGCGACTCCCGTGTCGGCAACGTGCTGTACTCCGGCTATCAGCCGGTCGCGGTACTCGACTGGGAGATGGCCACGCTGGGCCCGCGCGAGATGGATGCGGCATGGATGATCTTCGCGCACAACGTGTTCCAAGAGCTGGCCGGGCTCGCGGGGCTGCCCGGGCTGCCCGATTTCATGCGTGAGGACGACGTCAAGTCGACCTACGCCGCGTTGACCGGCGTCGACCTCGGTGATCTGCACTGGTTCTATGTGTACTCCGGCGTGATCTGGGCGTGCGTGTTCATGCGCACCAGCGCGAGGCGGGCGCGCTTCGGCGAGATCGAACGGCCCGACGACGTCGAATCGTTGTTCTACCACGGCGCGCTGCTCAAGAGGCTCATTGGCGAGGAGGCGTAA
- a CDS encoding alpha/beta fold hydrolase, translated as MLGKSTIRFLPLGARRMAYEVAGDGPPLVAPAWWVSHLELDAQSAGLRRFWEDLAHGYTLIRYDRLGVGMSDRTLRDSDLTLDCEVATLRALLDELGLERVSLVGGSSGSCTAIAFAAAYPDRVDRLVLYGSYRDGTTLTAPGVADAILAAVRAHWGLGSRLLTDIFLGSSEPAEQEHFARLQREATTAETAAALLDFVYHLDVRDRLPLVRCPTLVVHRRDDRAVPYRCGREVAAAISGATFIPLQGSAHFPWHGDADSVVRACREALAPVEPPERHPSGPAAGLLTGREREVLVCIARGLGDREIAEQLVLSPHTVHRHVANIRRKLGRTSRTAAVAEAARLGLL; from the coding sequence ATGCTGGGCAAGTCCACGATCCGGTTCCTTCCCCTCGGCGCCCGTCGGATGGCGTACGAGGTAGCCGGCGACGGCCCACCGCTCGTCGCACCGGCGTGGTGGGTGAGCCACCTCGAACTCGACGCGCAGAGCGCGGGTCTCCGGCGCTTCTGGGAGGACCTGGCGCACGGGTACACGCTGATCCGCTATGACCGCCTCGGCGTCGGCATGTCGGACCGCACGCTGCGGGATTCGGATCTGACCCTCGACTGCGAGGTCGCGACACTGCGCGCCCTCCTCGACGAGCTCGGACTGGAGCGTGTCTCGCTCGTCGGCGGCTCATCCGGGAGTTGCACCGCGATCGCCTTCGCCGCGGCGTATCCGGATCGTGTCGACCGGCTGGTCTTGTACGGGTCCTACCGCGACGGCACGACCCTCACGGCTCCCGGTGTCGCCGACGCGATCCTGGCGGCGGTGCGCGCGCATTGGGGACTGGGTTCTCGCCTGCTTACCGACATCTTCCTCGGCAGCTCCGAGCCAGCAGAGCAGGAACACTTCGCACGATTGCAGCGCGAGGCGACGACCGCCGAAACTGCAGCCGCCCTACTGGATTTCGTCTATCACCTCGACGTCCGCGACCGCCTGCCCCTCGTCCGCTGCCCGACACTCGTCGTACATCGCCGCGACGACCGTGCCGTACCCTACCGATGCGGGCGTGAGGTCGCTGCGGCGATTTCAGGCGCGACATTCATTCCGCTGCAGGGGAGTGCGCACTTCCCTTGGCACGGTGACGCCGACTCCGTCGTCCGCGCTTGCCGGGAAGCGCTGGCGCCTGTCGAGCCGCCGGAGCGCCATCCGAGTGGACCGGCGGCGGGCCTCCTGACTGGCCGTGAGCGTGAGGTTCTTGTTTGCATCGCGCGCGGTCTCGGCGATCGCGAGATAGCCGAGCAGCTGGTGCTGAGTCCGCACACCGTGCACCGCCACGTCGCGAACATCCGCCGCAAGCTGGGGCGCACCTCACGCACGGCCGCCGTCGCGGAGGCCGCCCGTCTCGGCCTTCTGTGA
- a CDS encoding class I SAM-dependent methyltransferase: MTETANLRASTEPSTGGPSAAWLRIMARLYDPFLWLGEIAGMRRRRRALLAGAYGRVVEIGAGTGLNIEHYPEDVAELVLSEPEPAMRRRLGCHLEQNRRVARIIDAPAEHLPLADASVDTVVSTLVLCTVDDPEGALREIARVLRPNGQLLFIEHVRASSRLLAAFQDRLVTPWRHFAGGCLCNRPTTELMRACGFTVEADDVVWRGMPAIVHPLRAGRGTPSQ, from the coding sequence ATGACCGAAACAGCGAACCTCCGAGCGAGCACCGAACCCTCGACGGGTGGGCCGTCTGCGGCGTGGCTGCGGATCATGGCCCGGTTGTACGATCCGTTTCTCTGGCTTGGCGAGATAGCAGGTATGCGCCGCCGGCGGAGGGCGCTGCTGGCCGGTGCCTACGGTCGTGTCGTCGAGATCGGTGCCGGGACAGGACTGAACATTGAGCACTATCCCGAGGACGTCGCAGAGCTGGTTCTCAGCGAGCCCGAGCCCGCGATGCGCCGGCGACTCGGTTGCCACCTGGAACAGAATCGGCGCGTCGCGCGGATAATCGACGCCCCTGCGGAGCACCTACCGCTGGCCGACGCATCCGTCGATACCGTCGTTTCGACGCTCGTCCTGTGCACCGTCGACGACCCCGAGGGCGCGCTCCGCGAGATCGCACGAGTGCTCCGCCCGAACGGGCAGCTGCTGTTCATCGAGCACGTGCGCGCGAGCTCGCGGTTGCTCGCGGCGTTCCAGGACAGGCTGGTCACGCCATGGCGCCACTTCGCGGGCGGATGCCTGTGCAACCGGCCGACCACGGAGCTGATGCGCGCTTGCGGCTTCACCGTCGAAGCCGACGACGTCGTGTGGCGTGGCATGCCGGCGATCGTCCATCCGCTGAGGGCGGGACGTGGGACACCGTCGCAGTAA
- a CDS encoding flavin-containing monooxygenase yields MDYADVLIIGAGISGIGAAYRLQEKNPSVSYTVLERRARIGGTWDLHRYPGIRSDSDIFTLSYPFEPWTRPENVADGPDIRDYLVQTARKHGIDDHIRFNTRVLSADWDSTTDTWTVQAEQDGTPAAYRSRFLFFGTGYYNYDEPYRPELPGLDEFGGQVVHPQHWPESLDYAGKRIVVIGSGATAVSMIPSLSEKAGHVTMLQRSPTYMLSTPRVNPVVQALRKVLPGRVGYWGARIYNTIFTVFIYAFAKAAPKLSRRFIRANAARQLPTGYPVDVHFKPRYDPWDQRLCAMLDNDFYEAISTGRLDVVTDHIDQIDATGIVLRSGQRLDADVIITATGIQLQALGGVILRIDGEEVKPQDRFVYKEHMLEDVPNLAWCVGYINASWTLRADLTARAFAKLVSYMDSHGYTHAYPHLGDKPMAEKPAWNINAGYVQRSAHVLPKSGTHRPWNVRHNYVLDAIDHRLDRIEESMVFGRTPARMTPVA; encoded by the coding sequence GTGGATTACGCCGACGTATTGATCATCGGCGCGGGCATCTCGGGAATCGGGGCTGCCTACCGCCTGCAGGAGAAGAACCCAAGCGTGTCGTACACGGTGCTCGAGCGTCGAGCGCGCATCGGGGGCACCTGGGACCTGCATCGCTATCCGGGTATCCGGTCCGACAGCGACATCTTCACGCTGAGCTACCCGTTCGAACCGTGGACACGGCCGGAGAACGTGGCCGACGGACCCGACATCCGTGACTATCTGGTGCAGACCGCCCGCAAGCACGGGATCGACGACCACATCCGGTTCAACACCCGCGTGTTGTCGGCGGACTGGGATTCGACGACAGACACGTGGACGGTGCAGGCCGAGCAAGACGGGACGCCCGCGGCGTACCGCAGCCGCTTTCTGTTCTTCGGTACCGGTTACTACAACTACGACGAGCCCTACCGTCCGGAACTGCCGGGCCTCGACGAGTTCGGCGGCCAGGTGGTGCACCCGCAGCACTGGCCCGAGTCGCTGGACTACGCCGGCAAGCGCATCGTGGTGATCGGCAGCGGCGCAACCGCGGTGAGCATGATCCCGTCGCTGTCCGAGAAAGCCGGGCACGTGACGATGCTGCAGCGGTCGCCGACGTACATGCTGTCGACGCCGCGGGTCAACCCCGTCGTGCAGGCGCTGCGTAAGGTGCTGCCTGGTCGGGTCGGTTACTGGGGTGCCCGCATCTACAACACCATCTTCACGGTGTTCATCTATGCGTTCGCCAAGGCGGCGCCCAAGCTCAGCCGGCGCTTCATCCGCGCGAACGCCGCACGCCAGTTGCCCACCGGCTATCCCGTCGACGTGCACTTCAAGCCGCGTTACGACCCGTGGGATCAACGGTTGTGCGCGATGCTGGACAACGACTTCTACGAGGCGATCAGCACCGGCCGCCTGGACGTCGTGACCGACCACATCGACCAAATCGACGCGACCGGCATCGTGTTGCGCTCGGGGCAGCGACTCGACGCCGACGTGATCATCACCGCCACCGGCATCCAGTTGCAGGCGCTCGGCGGGGTGATCCTGCGCATCGACGGCGAAGAGGTCAAGCCGCAGGACCGCTTCGTCTACAAGGAGCACATGCTCGAGGACGTGCCGAACCTGGCCTGGTGCGTCGGCTACATCAACGCCTCATGGACGTTGCGCGCCGATCTGACCGCGCGAGCCTTCGCAAAACTGGTTTCCTACATGGACTCTCACGGTTACACGCACGCCTACCCGCATCTGGGCGACAAGCCGATGGCGGAGAAGCCCGCATGGAACATCAACGCCGGTTACGTGCAACGCTCCGCCCACGTGCTGCCGAAGTCAGGCACACACCGGCCGTGGAACGTACGACACAACTATGTGCTCGACGCCATCGACCACCGACTCGACCGCATCGAGGAGTCGATGGTGTTCGGCCGGACGCCGGCGCGGATGACGCCGGTCGCCTGA
- a CDS encoding alpha/beta hydrolase family protein, translated as MGERVSFPSSSGPALAGVVDMPDGDVRGWGVFAHGFTLGKDSPAASRICKQLAIEGIGMLRFDNLGLGDSEGDWSDGSFSHKVADTVRAVEFMASEGREAHLLVGHSFGGSAVIAAAQECPSVVAVVSIAAPYDPAHVERIYDALVERIENEGEAPFLIGGKALTLKRHFIEDVRNVDLRERIHTLRRALLVMHSPTDNVVGIANASEIFQCARHPRSFVSLEGADHLLTEGQQAVRAARIISAWADPYL; from the coding sequence GTGGGTGAACGCGTCAGTTTCCCGAGCAGCAGCGGACCCGCCCTCGCGGGCGTGGTCGACATGCCCGACGGCGATGTCCGCGGCTGGGGCGTCTTCGCGCACGGCTTCACGCTCGGCAAGGACAGTCCCGCCGCGAGCCGGATCTGCAAGCAACTCGCCATCGAGGGCATCGGCATGTTGCGCTTCGACAACCTCGGCCTCGGCGACTCCGAAGGCGACTGGAGCGACGGGTCGTTCTCGCACAAGGTCGCCGACACCGTGCGCGCCGTGGAGTTCATGGCCTCGGAAGGCCGCGAGGCGCACCTGCTGGTCGGGCATTCCTTCGGTGGCTCGGCCGTTATCGCCGCCGCCCAGGAGTGTCCGAGCGTCGTTGCGGTGGTCAGCATCGCGGCGCCCTATGACCCCGCCCACGTCGAGCGCATCTATGACGCGCTGGTGGAACGGATCGAGAACGAGGGGGAGGCGCCGTTCCTCATCGGCGGTAAGGCGCTCACGCTCAAGCGGCACTTCATCGAAGACGTCCGCAACGTCGATCTCCGGGAGCGTATTCACACGCTGCGCCGTGCGCTGCTCGTCATGCATTCGCCGACCGACAACGTCGTCGGCATCGCGAACGCCAGCGAGATCTTCCAGTGCGCGCGGCACCCGCGCAGCTTCGTCTCGCTCGAGGGCGCCGACCATCTGCTGACCGAAGGGCAGCAGGCGGTGCGTGCGGCACGGATCATCAGCGCCTGGGCCGACCCCTACCTGTAG
- a CDS encoding alpha/beta fold hydrolase — protein sequence MNSGPRGRSKVHGFAPAESLPPGRATVVRSKDGTRLHAEIFGREDGYPIVLAHGITCAIRVWAHQITDLSQDYRVIAFDHRGHGRSAVPARRHGYSLDHLAADLDSVLDATLAPGERAVIAGHSMGGIAITSWAERHAEQVAERADAVALINTTTGDLLRDIQLLPVPPPLSRLRIRTAGTFLKTFGAVPVPRAIHGPNQRFLSMLAVGRDADPTIAAFVHDLFTSTPPAGRGGWARTLVDHVGSRHIGLANLVVPTLVIGSEKDRLLPVTSARRIASGVPNLADFVELDGGHCAILERPDEVNKHLRGLIESVTADRRLSS from the coding sequence ATGAACAGTGGTCCACGAGGCCGGTCCAAGGTGCACGGGTTCGCCCCCGCCGAGTCACTGCCACCAGGTCGCGCGACCGTGGTGCGCTCCAAGGACGGCACCCGCCTGCACGCCGAAATCTTCGGGCGCGAGGACGGCTATCCGATCGTGTTGGCGCACGGCATCACGTGCGCGATCCGGGTGTGGGCGCATCAGATCACCGACCTGTCGCAGGACTACCGCGTCATCGCGTTCGACCACCGCGGCCACGGCCGTAGCGCGGTACCGGCCCGACGGCACGGCTACAGCCTCGATCATCTGGCTGCCGACCTGGATTCCGTGCTCGACGCGACGCTCGCGCCCGGGGAACGCGCGGTCATCGCCGGCCATTCGATGGGCGGCATCGCGATCACCTCGTGGGCGGAACGGCACGCCGAGCAGGTGGCCGAACGCGCCGACGCCGTCGCGCTCATCAACACCACCACCGGCGACCTCTTGCGCGACATCCAACTGCTGCCCGTGCCTCCGCCGCTGTCGCGGCTTCGGATACGCACCGCCGGGACATTTCTGAAGACGTTCGGAGCGGTGCCGGTGCCGCGCGCTATTCACGGCCCGAATCAGCGGTTTCTGTCGATGTTGGCGGTGGGCCGCGACGCCGATCCCACGATTGCGGCGTTCGTGCACGACTTGTTCACTTCGACCCCGCCCGCCGGTCGTGGCGGTTGGGCCCGCACGCTCGTCGACCACGTCGGTTCGCGGCACATCGGGCTGGCCAACCTGGTGGTGCCGACGCTGGTGATCGGCAGCGAGAAGGACCGGCTGCTGCCGGTGACGTCGGCTCGTCGCATCGCGAGCGGGGTGCCCAATCTGGCCGACTTCGTCGAACTCGATGGTGGGCACTGCGCGATCCTGGAACGGCCCGACGAGGTCAACAAGCATCTGCGGGGACTGATCGAGTCGGTGACCGCCGACCGCCGCCTCAGCTCCTAA
- a CDS encoding NADPH:quinone oxidoreductase family protein, translating to MRAIQIASLDGPQAAKLVEVDEPVGDGAVVIDVHAAGVAFPDVLQSRGLYQYKPEMPYTPGGEVAGVVRSAPADAHVQAGDRVAALTMLCGAMAEVVALPAERVFKLPDNVSFEAGAGLLFNDLTMHHALRTRGRLAEGETVLVHGAAGGIGTSTLRLAPAWGASRVIAVVSTEDKAAVARAAGATDVVLVDGFKDRVKELTKGRGVDIVVDPVGGDRFTDSLRSLAPGGRLLVIGFTGGEIPTVKVNRLLLNNVDVVGVGWGAWTFTHPNYLAEQWAELEPLLASGKVSAPEPEVFPFERAADAIAALEDRSAKGKVVVAVK from the coding sequence ATGCGCGCGATTCAGATTGCCAGCCTCGACGGACCGCAAGCCGCCAAACTCGTCGAGGTCGACGAGCCGGTCGGCGACGGCGCGGTTGTCATCGACGTGCACGCGGCCGGCGTGGCGTTTCCCGATGTCCTGCAGTCGCGCGGCCTCTACCAGTACAAACCGGAGATGCCGTATACGCCCGGCGGCGAGGTCGCCGGCGTGGTGCGCAGCGCGCCGGCCGACGCGCACGTGCAGGCCGGCGATCGCGTCGCGGCGCTGACGATGCTGTGCGGCGCGATGGCCGAAGTCGTCGCACTCCCCGCCGAACGAGTCTTCAAGCTGCCCGACAACGTCTCCTTCGAGGCCGGTGCGGGTCTGCTCTTCAACGACCTCACGATGCACCACGCGTTGCGGACCCGGGGGCGGCTGGCCGAAGGCGAGACCGTGCTGGTGCACGGGGCGGCCGGCGGTATCGGGACGTCGACGCTGCGGTTGGCGCCCGCGTGGGGTGCGTCGCGAGTCATCGCGGTGGTGAGCACCGAGGACAAGGCCGCAGTGGCCCGAGCGGCCGGGGCGACCGATGTGGTGCTGGTAGACGGGTTCAAGGACCGGGTGAAGGAGCTGACGAAGGGTCGCGGCGTGGACATCGTCGTCGACCCGGTCGGCGGTGACCGGTTCACCGACTCGCTGCGCTCGCTGGCGCCGGGCGGACGACTGCTCGTGATCGGCTTCACCGGTGGCGAGATCCCGACCGTCAAGGTGAACCGGCTGCTGCTCAACAACGTCGACGTGGTCGGCGTTGGCTGGGGCGCTTGGACTTTCACCCATCCCAACTACCTCGCCGAGCAGTGGGCCGAGCTCGAGCCACTGCTGGCGTCGGGGAAGGTGTCGGCGCCCGAGCCCGAGGTTTTTCCGTTCGAGCGCGCCGCGGACGCGATCGCCGCGCTCGAGGACCGCTCGGCGAAGGGCAAGGTCGTCGTCGCAGTTAAATGA